The following is a genomic window from Gigantopelta aegis isolate Gae_Host chromosome 5, Gae_host_genome, whole genome shotgun sequence.
agtcgaattttgtgtggaactatggtagtcatagacgctacccgttatctcagaaatgagcagcgttacccccatttttttctgattcactttaaaagTGAGTGGTGGTAGTATTCATATCaatggcgtttatgtcgattgatacgctgcaggtaggaggtttagccacacatgttactattgtcgtctatgggatttgatttggtagtgtacaccttGAATATTTACCGCTTTGCTCGGGCAAAAGCTCGTAAAGCTACccgacagagtaagaaatcatctcgGAGACacacatttgataataactggtaactcgtttattatcctctatatatgattcaaatttaattattgtatgttatttcttttactttcatctgagtatgaacaacaacaacaaacagtaaTCTGCagacttatgtgagaacggcttcgccgattcacacattttgcggatgatttttttttgttcataccccgatgaatgttaaagaaataacagacaatcctcaAATGAATGTAagggaaatttaattataaacagttataaaaagtcaaaattaattacttgacAAAAAATGGGGACGGGATGGGGTTTTGCACTCTCTGGCTCCTTGGGACCCCGTCTACACGGCCTTCTAGTAGCAGCCACtcgtgtttttctttcttttgtaggcatcggtgggccctttgggttatttctcgttccagccagtgcaccacgactggtacatcaaaggccgtggtatgtactaccctgtctgtgggatggtgcatataaaagatcccttgctgctaatcgaaaagagtagcccatgaagtgccgacagcgggtttcctctctcaatatctgtgtggtcctgaaccatatgtttgacgctatataaccgtaaataaaatgtgttgagtgcgtcataaaataaaacttttgttttctttctcttatAGGTTTCTGCGTCACGGCACCGGAACTAGAATGCTACCGCTTAGTAAACGGAAAAGCGGCGTACACCGGAAGAAGAATGACGACAACTTCGGGGATCACGTGTCAGAGGTTTGACCAGCAGACGCCTCATGGACATAGCCGAACAAATCCAGCTGCCTTCTCTGTGACGTCACTCTCTGAGTTGGAAAATTTCTGTCGAGATCCGGATTGGAATGGCACTCCCTGGTGCTACACAGTTGATCCCAGTATCAGATTTTTATCATGTGGGATTCCGCTTTGCatataaaacgtttgttttgtttaatgataccactagagcacattgatttattaatcatcggctattggatgtcaaacatatggtcattttgacgcagtcatagagaggaaagccgctacattttttttttcattagtagcaagggatcttttatatgcaccaccccacagacaggaaagcacctACCACGGGCttttatatactagtcgtggtgcactggctggaacgagaaatagcccaatgggcccaccaacggggatcgatcctagaccgatcgctcACCAGGTgtgggctttaccactgggctacgtccagccccttaAGTATAAGAGACCTAAAATCAGAGTTACATCATGTGGGATTCCTCTTATAGACCTAAGATCAGACTTACATCATGTGGGATTCCTCTTAGAGACATGCTCTGAGAGTTACATAATGTGGGATTCCTCTTAGAGATCTAAGATCATATATACGTCATGTGGGATTCCTCTTATAGACCTAAGATCAGATTTGCATcatgtgggtttcctcttatagACCTAAGATCAGATTTACATCATGTGGGATTCCTTTTAGAGACCTAAGATCAGATTTACATCATGTGGGATTCCTCTTATAGACCTAAGATCAGATTTACATCATGTGGGATTCCTCTTATAGACCTAAGATCAGATTTACATCATGTGGGATTCCTCTTATAGACCTAAGATCAGATTTACATCATGTGGGATTCCTTTTAGAGACCTAAGATCAGATTTACATAATGTGGGATTCCTCTTAGAGATTTAAGATCAGATTTACATCATGTGGGATTCCTTTTAGAGACCTAAGATCAGATTTACATCATGTGGGATTCCTCTTATAGACCTAAGATCAGACTTACATCATGTGGGATTCCTCTTAGAGACATGATCTGAGAGTTACATAATGTGGGATTCCTCTTAGAGATCTAAGATCATATATACGTCATGTGGGATTCCTCTTAGAGATCTAAGATCATATATACGTCATGTGGGATTCCTTTTAGAGACCTAAGCTCTAAAAGGTCATACCTAGCGGGCCTAATTGCGCCACAAtcccccgcccccacccccaccccccaaaaaaaccaacaaaaaaacccgttctcttttttaaaagtggctTCTTTGTCTACATATATCCTCCGTTGCTGGGTActgattaatttcatttcatttatacttagtccaattaaggttcaagcacggcGCCCTGtgcacacacgtcagctatcgatctgagctgtctgtccaggacagaaggtTAAGGGTTAATCGTtttggttggtgagagagaagtcggtgcagtGGCATTACACGTGTCCATTCACTCGTTAAAAGCGCCCTGGGTGGAAGCCAGTACAAGGATACGAACTCAGtatctaccagctttatgtctgatggcttaaccactacaccaccgaggccggtagacgATTACCTTTGTAATCTACCCATTTATATTAGGTTAGGTTCGATCCGGTtctctcttaaagggacattcctgagtttgctgcattgtaagatgtttctcttaaagggacattcctgagtttgctgcattgtaagatgtttctcttaaagggacattcctgagtttgctgcattgtaagatgtttctctaaaagggacattcctgagtttgctgcattgtaagatgtttctcttaaagggacattcctgagtttgctgcattgtaagatgtttctcttaaagggacattcctgagtttgctgcattgtaagatgtttctctaaaagggacattcctgagtttgctgcattgtaagatgtttctcttaaagggacattcctgagtttgctgcattgtaagatgtttccaactaataaaatatttctacgattaaacttacatattaaatatattttcttgtgtagaatatcaatgtctgtatattcaatgtgtttttggtcatcttaatatttgtaagaagcccaaactcgaatttcaaaaaaataaaatttaggaaataaaatgaaagttaaccttgtacaaatatcagaacgatcagaaacacgtttaatataaaaccactaatattttatgcggaaaaatatatttgatatgtaattacaatcgctaaaaagtgtctgttagtcgataacatcttacattttttgagcaaactcaggaatgcccctttaaagacttatgtatagtatgaattgactatggtatgaaatgaccacGGTTCGTAATGTCTGTAACATGTAATTATTATGGTACGAATTTACCACGATACCAAATGACTATGGTATGAAATAGTTGCGATACGAAATGACTATGACATGGAATGATTGTGATACCAAATGACTATGACATGGAATGATTGTGATACCACATGACTATGACATGAAATGATTGTGATACTGAATGACTATGACATGAAATGATTGTGATACTGAATGACTATGACATGAAATGATTGTGATACTGAATAACTATGGCATGAAATAATTGTGATACCAACTGACTATGACATGGAATGATTGTGATACCAAATTACTATGACATGGAATGATTTAGATACCAACGGACTATGGCAGGAAATGATTGTGATACCAAATGACTATAGCAGGAAATGATTGTGATACTGAATGACTATTGCATGAACAGATTGTGATACTCAGTGACTATGGCATGAAATGATTGCGATACGAAAATTATGACTATGGTATGAAACGGTTGTGATACGGAATGACACTGGCATGAAATGATTGTGATACTGAATGACTAGGGTATGAAATGATTCCgatacgaaatgactatggtatgaaatgactatggtacaaaaCGACCAAGGTTCACAATGTCTATGGCATGAAATGATTGTGATACCAACTGACTATGACATGGAATGATTGTGATACCAAATGACTATGACATGGAATGATTGTGATACCACATGACTATGACATGAAATGATTGTGATACTGAATGACTATGACATGAAATGATTGTGATACCAACTGACTATGACATGAAATGATTGTGATACCAAATGACTATGACATGAAATGATTGTGATACCAACTGACTATGACATGAAATGATTGTGATATCGAATGACTATGGCAGGAAATGATTGTGATATCGAATGACTATGGCAGGAAATGATTGTGATATCGAATGGCTATGGCAGGAAATGATTGTGGTATCGAATGATTATGGCACGAAATGATTGTGGTGCGAAATAACTATCGCATTGAGTGTGTCATtagttcgttcgtttgttcattcatccatttgttaATTAATCCGTTCAACCAGTGcgctacaactggtcaaagaccgtggcatgtgctgtcctgtctgtgggaaagtgcatataaaagatcccctgctgaaTCCCCTtactgatgactatgagtcaaaattatcaaatatttgacgtcCATCAGCCGATGATTAGGTAATCAACGTGctcctgtggtgtcgttaaggaaaacaaactttcattcattcattcgttcattcattcgttcgttcgttcattaaCACTCGTTTTGTTCGTGTTGCGGGTTGttaattcattcgttcgttcggtCATTCGTAAATTATTTCagttgttcgttcgttcgttcgttcattcattcattcattcattcattcattcattaattcattcatgcattaatACTCGTTTGGTTCCTGTTGAGTGTGCtcttcgttcgttcattcgttaattaattaattaattaattaattctttcattcattaacACCTTTTGTTCGTGTCGGGgcttttgttcattcattcattcgttcgttcgttcgttcggtcattcattcattcattcattcattaactcTCTTTTGGTTCGATTTGGGGGTTTCTTCATTAATTGATTCGTtcgtctatttctcgttccagccagtgcaccacgactggtacatcaaaggctgtggtatgtgctatcctgtctttgggatggtgcatataaagaagatcccttgctactaatcgataatagtagcccatgaagcgtctacagcgggtttccttcctcaatatctgtgtggtccttatccatatgtccgacgccatataaccgtaaataaaatgtgttgagtgcgccgttaaataaaacatttccttccttcatcacgGTTCTTTCGTTCGTTCACAATAAatgaccggcgtcgtggcaggccatcggtctacaggctggtaggtactgggttcggatcccagtcgaggcatgggatttttaatccagataccgactccaaaccctgagtgagtgctccgcaaggctcagtgggtaggtgtaaaccacttgcaccgaccagtgatccataactggttcaacaaaggcatggtttgtgctatcttgcctgtgggaagcgcaaattaaagatcccttgctgccaatcggaagagtagcccatgtagtggcgacagcgggtttcctctcaaaatctgtgtggtcctgaaccatatgtctgacgccatataaccgtaaataaaatgtgttgagtgcgccgttaaataaaacacttctttcttttttttctttcacaatAAATGGACCATAAAGTATAGGGAAAACCAGGACGTCGACAAGACATGTAAGGGAATGAACTCGTGATGGTTTCGTATCACCATGAGTTATCTCCTCtgttttcgattacgaatgcaactcgattactgatgataactggccatgtttccatgtaaatgtatctcatgaataccagtcattaatggcATTACactatccatcaattcattaatagtttgtcggtATTTGCAATGAATAGTTGTTTTTGCgatttcattgtgtgtcagtatacttggcgacctatattacatagctgtaaatataaactacgtGTATACATTCAAGGATAACCAGTGGAACGAAATgaattatatacaaaagaatgtgaagaaaaaaaatgatgcAAAAGACTACACAAATAGTACATCACATGCAGTTAAACTCGCtgtcacatttacaaataattcttatggtaatttaaataatacttaaTCAACacgttaaatttaaaaaaaaatatatttgaacatcagtaaatatttctatattattaacatcatttaATGTGCTTCTACACATAACTtagaaatagaaaaagggtGTAGGTTTGGCATTCTGAGAGAAGACAGAATATGTAGGATTTGCAATACTTGTTttatagaagatgaatattatattatctTTGCGTGCCCTGTTATATGtgacataagaa
Proteins encoded in this region:
- the LOC121373741 gene encoding plasminogen-like — translated: MSSQQTCSDRATRLAKVLCYEDLHVTEMDLYSVSRIAFDECASVCADDLTCRAFVADNRQGTCALFRDKSVTNSSNSDDLTRQIYFLKYESQGFCVTAPELECYRLVNGKAAYTGRRMTTTSGITCQRFDQQTPHGHSRTNPAAFSVTSLSELENFCRDPDWNGTPWCYTVDPSIRFLSCGIPLCI